The window ATTAATAAAAAAATTAATGTCTTTTGACATTAATAACGACTTAATTAATGCTTCAGGTTCTTTCTTGAATGATACAAGTTTAACGGCCTTTGGCATATAGATGAAGGTGAATAAATTATAGTTTTCTATTGCTAAGAAAATTGCGTTTTCTTGGCTTTGTAGCTTTGAAAAAATAAGTTTTGCTTCTAATTTTGCTAACACTTGTTGCAAAGTATGCGTAATTTCTGGTTGATTTTTATAATTCAACAAGAATGACTTTTGTAGATGATTCATGATATTTCCAATGTTTTGATTTAAAACTAGACTGAAGGCAAAAGTATCATAGAGTGTTCTAAATGCTTCAGAAAGACTAATGACATTAGAAACCTCAAGGTCAATAAATCCTTGTTTGTGTGTCTCAACGATCCTTCCTAATGTTTCTTTTGTTATCTCCTCTAGTGTATCTAGGATGAAGTTTTTATCAAAATCCTTCTCACTATAATCCTCAATTTTTGGTAATTTAATGAACTTTTGTGTAAAAGTTGATGTGTTTGGGTTCATAATTCCGATATTTTCCTTTCATAAACGCTATCAATTATAGCCACATTTGTTTTAGAAAGGCAAAAATTTTGTTAAAAAAAAGAGATTTTTTCTCAAAAACCTCTAAATTTAATACTTTTTCTTGAAATATTCGGTTAAATTAGCCAATGATTTCATTAAAACTTCATCTTTTTCTAGTTGTAAGTCTTTAAACGTGGCCTCAATCATCTCATCATGAAAATTATCATGTATTTCCAAGACTTGTTTAGCACTGTCTGTTAGTCTTAAATAGACTTTACGTCTATCCTTCTCATCACTGTAACGATAAACATATTTTTTTCTAACTAAAATATTGATCGAGGTTGTTAATGTGCCTAAGGTGATGTGAAGTCTTTTGGCAACTTCACCCATTGTCGGTACTTCCGTGTTTCTAATTGCTTCTAACACATGTACTTCAGACATGGATAAAGTAACTCCTCTTTCTTTGAGTGTGCTTTCTTCAATTCTCAAGATGTGATTAAAAACGTCTACTAGTAACATGTTGATTACTTCTTTGGGTGATGTCATATCCTAACTCCTATCTTTCTGAATATCCTAAACCAAGCGTTCCTGGTCCTGCATGTGCTCCAACAACTGGCGTTAATGGAATTAATGTAACAAATGCTCCTGGTCTTTCGGCTAAAATCTCAGATTTAATTTCTTCTGCTTTTTCTTTGTTTGTTGTGAAAGCAATGAAATACTCCACATCTTTGTTCTTTGTTTCTTCAAATAAAATTTCTAACGCACGTTTTTGAGCTTTAGATGTTGTACGAATTTTTTCGTATGGTTTTAAATAACCCTCTTCTGTGATTTTTAAAAGTGGTTTAATTTTTAGAAGTGATCCTAGAATCCCTGCCGTTGATGATAGTCTACCATTTTTTACTAAATACTTCAATGTATCAACAAGAACATAGATCTGACATTTTTGAATAGCCAGTTCTAATTCTAATTTAATTTCTTTAAGTGATTTATTCTCCTCAATCATACGGAGT of the Acholeplasma hippikon genome contains:
- a CDS encoding MarR family winged helix-turn-helix transcriptional regulator, producing MTSPKEVINMLLVDVFNHILRIEESTLKERGVTLSMSEVHVLEAIRNTEVPTMGEVAKRLHITLGTLTTSINILVRKKYVYRYSDEKDRRKVYLRLTDSAKQVLEIHDNFHDEMIEATFKDLQLEKDEVLMKSLANLTEYFKKKY
- a CDS encoding DegV family protein — its product is MKKIAVVTCSTSGLDYLPEKDRISILRMTVTFDQDEYLDYVDIKAEDFYQKMLDNPNAEIHTSQIPVGKFVETFETLKQEGYEGIIVITISSKLSGTYQGAVLAKDMVEGIDIEVIDSKSVSYGEAFLAVRALRMIEENKSLKEIKLELELAIQKCQIYVLVDTLKYLVKNGRLSSTAGILGSLLKIKPLLKITEEGYLKPYEKIRTTSKAQKRALEILFEETKNKDVEYFIAFTTNKEKAEEIKSEILAERPGAFVTLIPLTPVVGAHAGPGTLGLGYSER